The nucleotide sequence AAATGAATGAATCCACAATGCAGAGATTGCGCTATAATTACGAACCGAAAATCCCAAAAGTATTTGCGGAACCTTTGAGTTTGATTAAGCCGGAAATAGGAGAGGCTACACATGCACAATCTAATCAGGCGGAATTAAAAGAAATATTCCCACATACTTACGGAATGCCCATTATCAGATTTGTAAAGGGAAAATCGGAAGTAGAACATAAGCCCTTAAAATTCGGTGTAATTCTTTCAGGGGGACAGGCTCCCGGAGGTCACAACGTAATTTCCGGTCTTTTTGATGCCCTAAAAAAAGGTAATGCAAATTCCAAACTTTACGGATTTTTAAGAGGCCCTGAAGGTTTGGTAAAAGGGCGTTATGTCGAAATAAAAAAAGCCTTAATCGATAAGTACAGAAATACGGGCGGCTTTGATATAATCGGCTCAGGAAGAACAAAGATAGAAACTGAGGAACAGATTGAAAGTTCTATTCAAAACGTAAAAAAATTAAAACTGGATGCCCTTATCATAATCGGAGGAGATGATTCGAATACAAATGCGGCTTTTTTGGCAAAATACTTTATTCAGGCAAAATTAGATACCAAGGTTATAGGCGTTCCGAAAACAATAGACGGCGACTTAAAAAATCAATACATCGAAACTTCCTTCGGTTTTGATACTGCAACAAAACTCTATTCGGAGTTAATCGGAAACATTTGCCGAGACGTAAATTCCGCACGTAAATATTGGCATTTTATAAAGCTCATGGGACGCTCTGCAAGCCACATAGCCCTTGAATGTGCCTTAAAAACCCAGCCCAATGTCTGCTTAATCGGTGAAGAACTGGCCGAAAAAAAGGTTACCTTACAGCAGGTTACGGATTACATTGTGGATATAATTGTAAAAAGATCCCAAAAAGGCGAAAACTTCGGGGTTGTTTTGGTTCCGGAAGGAATTATAGAATTTATCCCTGAAATGGATGAATTGATTGAAGAAATAAATGATATTATGGCCGAAAAGACTTCAGCCTTTTCAAAGCTAAAGACCTTTGCAGGAAAAAAATCTTGGCTTCAAAAACACTTGTCCAAAAAGGCCTTTGCTCTTTTTGACAACCTTCCCGAAAACATTTCTTTACAGCTTTTAATGGATAGAGACCCCCACGGAAACGTTCAAGTTTCCCGCATTGAAACTGAAAAACTTTTAATAGATTTGGTTACCAGAAAAATAACCGAGATGAAAAAGGAAGGTACATATAACGGAAAATTCAGTACCTATGCTCATTTTTTCGGATATGAAGGGCGCTCTGCCTTTCCTTCAAACTTTGATTCGGATTATTGTTATACCTTGGGCTTTACGGCCTTTTTATTGGCACTTAACGGCTTTTCAGGCTATATAGCTTCGGTTAAAAACCTGACTGATGAGGTAGAACATTGGCTTCCTTGCGGCGTACCTCTTTCCATGATGATGAATATGGAAAGAAGAAAGGGTAAGATGACTCCGGTTATAAAAAAATCCGTAGTAGATCTAAACGGTAAACCTTTTAAAACCTATGAAAAAAATAGGGATAAGTGGGCTGTCGAAACCCTTTACCGATTCCCCGGAGCAATTCAATATTTCGGTGACCTTGAAGTATGTGACATACCTACTAAGACCCTCTTACTCGAAAAAGGAAATTTAAAAGAAAAGAGGAAGAAAAAATAAATTGATTTTAAAAAGAGCACCGGTTTTTAACCGGTGCTTTTTTAATTTGAAAGTTTTTACTTAAAAAACATTCCGATAAAATCTTTTTTTTCCAGACTTCCGAAATAGGGTGTTAGATCAGTGTTTCTAAGTTTTTCTGTTAAAACACTTTCGGAATACTCGCAGCCGTTTAAAAGTTCTTCCAGTTCTGCCTTATCGGCTGTACCGAAAAAATCCCCGTGAATTTTTAAAGAATTTATTTTCATGTTTTCAACATTAAAAAATACTTCGATACTGCCTATTGGAAAACGCTCGTAGTGAGAATATTCTGCCTTTGGAGAGGCTCCGTAATTCCATTCTTTACGGGAAAATCTTTCCTCATAAATTTTCATAACACCTTTAAGTTCTTCTTCCGAAAGTTTATACTCGACAGGCTCTTGATTTTCAACTTCAAAGATTGCTTTTAAAAGTTCGTCTTTAAATTGGTCAACTGTAATATCGCGTTTTAAATATGGTTTTATATTTGTTACCCTTGAGCGGACACTTTTTACGCCTTTAGATTCAAGTTTTTCTTTTCGGACAGTCAAGGCTTTGGAAAGGGCTTCCATTTCCACATTAAAAAGAATGGAACCGTCGCTTAAAACCCGTCCCTGCCAAACCGACTGAGACGCCCCTATACATTTTTGCCCTTCAATCGTAACATCGTTTCTGCCTGAAAGTTCTGCATCAACTCCGATTTTTTTTAAAGCATTTACAATCGGAATATAATATTTTTTAAAATCAATCTTTTCGTTTCCCTTTGTTTTTGTAACAAAAGAAAAGTTTAAGTTTTCGAGGTCTTGATAGATGGCCCCTCCGCCTGTAATACGTCTGACAACCTTTATACCGTTTTCATTTATATATTTTTCGTTTATTTCCTGATAGGTATTTTGATTTTTACCTAAAAGAATAGTGGGGCTGTTACTCCATAAAAAAACATATTCCTCATTTTCCAAAGGGAGGTTCCTAAAGCAGTACTCTTCAAAGGCCATATTATATTCGGGGTCATGCGAATTGTTAACTATGTATTTCATGGAAAGCTATTATAATAAAAAAATAATTTTATGCAAGAGCTTGACAACTCAATATTATGTATGGTAGAGTTTACAAGCAGATATTACCGGAAGCTATGCACTTGTAGGAGAAGAGGCTGTTTATGTGTTGGATATATTCAAAGGAAAAAAGATGTTTTATATAAATCGTAATTATGATAATACTGCAATTAAGTATTTACTTTTTGATTTGAAAGAAACTAAGTTTCTTGATAATGGAGATCTTGTAATTGCTTATTATAATTTGTCTATGGAAAAAGTATATGAATTTCTAAATAAGAATGATTTTATGAGGTTTTGAATGAGTAAAATTATGAAAAAAATTGGAATATGCATTGTAATATTGACTATAGTATTTGTAATTCTTGCTAGAATAGATGAGTACTATGCCAGTGAAAAATTAATTTTTGATACAGCAGATATTATAAATGGTAATTATTATTTAACTACTAAAGAGAATATGGAAGATGTTCAGGTATCAGTTTTACGGTGGTACTATACTAACATGGTAGTTAGTATTTTATTAGTGTTATGGATTTTAACAGGCTTATTGTTTTTATATGTAATGGGCCGACATGTATTGCCTTATTTTTGGTATAAAAAATATGATCATATATTTGATGAAACTTGATTTTTGTGTGCTGTTAGAATAAACAGTTTGGCTATGGTGCCGACACTTGTTTATTTTTATATTTTGTGCAATAATAAAAACTATAAGAAAGCTTCGGGATTCTTAAGGGCAAGGTGC is from Treponema denticola and encodes:
- a CDS encoding diphosphate--fructose-6-phosphate 1-phosphotransferase, with protein sequence MNESTMQRLRYNYEPKIPKVFAEPLSLIKPEIGEATHAQSNQAELKEIFPHTYGMPIIRFVKGKSEVEHKPLKFGVILSGGQAPGGHNVISGLFDALKKGNANSKLYGFLRGPEGLVKGRYVEIKKALIDKYRNTGGFDIIGSGRTKIETEEQIESSIQNVKKLKLDALIIIGGDDSNTNAAFLAKYFIQAKLDTKVIGVPKTIDGDLKNQYIETSFGFDTATKLYSELIGNICRDVNSARKYWHFIKLMGRSASHIALECALKTQPNVCLIGEELAEKKVTLQQVTDYIVDIIVKRSQKGENFGVVLVPEGIIEFIPEMDELIEEINDIMAEKTSAFSKLKTFAGKKSWLQKHLSKKAFALFDNLPENISLQLLMDRDPHGNVQVSRIETEKLLIDLVTRKITEMKKEGTYNGKFSTYAHFFGYEGRSAFPSNFDSDYCYTLGFTAFLLALNGFSGYIASVKNLTDEVEHWLPCGVPLSMMMNMERRKGKMTPVIKKSVVDLNGKPFKTYEKNRDKWAVETLYRFPGAIQYFGDLEVCDIPTKTLLLEKGNLKEKRKKK
- a CDS encoding lipoate--protein ligase, producing MKYIVNNSHDPEYNMAFEEYCFRNLPLENEEYVFLWSNSPTILLGKNQNTYQEINEKYINENGIKVVRRITGGGAIYQDLENLNFSFVTKTKGNEKIDFKKYYIPIVNALKKIGVDAELSGRNDVTIEGQKCIGASQSVWQGRVLSDGSILFNVEMEALSKALTVRKEKLESKGVKSVRSRVTNIKPYLKRDITVDQFKDELLKAIFEVENQEPVEYKLSEEELKGVMKIYEERFSRKEWNYGASPKAEYSHYERFPIGSIEVFFNVENMKINSLKIHGDFFGTADKAELEELLNGCEYSESVLTEKLRNTDLTPYFGSLEKKDFIGMFFK